A single genomic interval of Brevibacillus brevis harbors:
- a CDS encoding TauD/TfdA family dioxygenase — protein MGSILKEKVQGSVAWKGSDLTKDDSWIYYMSDKMIASLENALFQVKQKGLQVPDINKEDFPIPDLADEIAYFIDELENGKGFLLIRGLPMERYTDEEASIIYYGLGLNLGIPVTQNAKGDLLGHIKDRGLDFSNTSVRAYQTNVHLPYHTDLTDVVGLLCLRKAKSGGLSSLASAMALYNEILEKYPEYLGILYRPLFHDLRGEQAQGESPVFSSPIFSYYDGKLSCRFMRYYVESAQEKTGIKLSKMEVEAFDVMDSLLHDGNLQIDMMMEPGDMQFVNNYTVLHSRTVFEDYEEEERRRHLLRLWLMMPNGREVAPEFDVFSGGIPVREKTARR, from the coding sequence ATGGGATCCATTCTAAAGGAAAAAGTTCAAGGTTCAGTAGCTTGGAAAGGGAGTGATCTCACGAAAGATGATTCATGGATTTATTATATGTCCGACAAAATGATCGCATCTCTTGAAAACGCTTTATTTCAAGTGAAGCAAAAGGGTTTACAAGTACCTGATATTAACAAGGAGGATTTCCCGATTCCTGATCTCGCTGATGAAATCGCTTACTTTATTGACGAACTGGAGAATGGGAAAGGGTTTCTATTAATTCGTGGATTGCCGATGGAAAGGTATACAGATGAAGAAGCGAGCATTATTTACTACGGTCTCGGGCTTAATTTGGGCATTCCGGTAACGCAAAACGCAAAAGGCGACCTCTTGGGACATATCAAAGACAGAGGTCTCGACTTTTCCAATACAAGTGTACGTGCTTACCAAACGAATGTACATCTTCCTTATCACACAGATTTAACGGACGTAGTCGGGTTACTCTGTCTTCGCAAAGCGAAATCTGGCGGTTTAAGCAGTCTGGCGAGTGCAATGGCTCTTTATAATGAAATACTGGAGAAGTACCCAGAGTATCTTGGAATCCTCTATCGCCCACTCTTCCATGATCTTCGCGGGGAACAAGCACAAGGTGAATCTCCCGTATTTTCATCACCGATCTTTAGTTATTACGATGGTAAATTGAGCTGTAGATTTATGCGTTATTATGTTGAATCTGCACAAGAGAAAACAGGTATCAAACTGTCAAAAATGGAGGTTGAAGCATTTGATGTAATGGATTCCCTCCTTCATGATGGAAACTTGCAGATTGATATGATGATGGAACCGGGTGATATGCAATTCGTCAACAATTACACCGTACTTCATTCACGGACTGTATTTGAAGATTACGAAGAAGAGGAACGCAGACGTCATTTATTAAGATT